From Elusimicrobiota bacterium:
GGAATAAGTTCCGACTGAAAAATCAATCAGCACCTTATTGGCGTTGAGTATCTTTTCAAGTTCAGCCGAAAACTCTGACTGCTTCTCTTTAAGTGCATCCCGACCTTTGCCGGTGATATACACCAGCGGGTACCAGCGCCCGTTGATCATATCCTCTACTATTTCAATGAGCCCTGCTTTAAGCAATTCATCGGAAATTGCGAGAAGAACCTTATTCGGCACTCTCTCCATAATCCCGCTGAACCTTTCGTCAGGTGCGTTATCACTATTTTTAAGTGAGCGAATGCTCCGCCTGTCGCTCCCACGCAAGATCCCGATAACTGTTCCCCGTCCTCGTTTCCCTGATATTTTTTCTATCAGAGATAAAATAACAAACTGATAAAAATTCAACTTCGCCTCCTGTAAAGTCAGAGAAGAGAGATTAGCAGGAAGAGAATAGGGAACCCTAATTTCTATCCTCTCTATGCTATTCTCTCGCCTCTGTTGCTAAAACGGCACTTTCTCGTCCTCAGTGGTTGAAACACCTTTCTCTTTTTTAGAGAGAAATTCTAATTCGTTCACAACCACCCTAACATCTTTGTAGGTCTTGTCGCCTTTCGTGTTCGTCCTGATTGACAACCGACCACTGACGGCAAGTGCTTTGCCTTTGGTTAAGTGCGGTGCAAGTTTTTCTGCACGCTCACCCCAAATCACCAAATCCAGAAAGACCGTCTCGGCATTTTCAGGCGCTCTGTCCTCTCTAACAGCGAATCTGACATCGCAGACCTGCTTGCCTGACTGAGTTGCTCTCAACTCCGCGTCTCTCACAATGTTGCCCGTTAAAACAATGTTGTTCATCTATTCTCACCTCCTTTTTTCCCGAAAGTCGAATAAATTTCAGCGTAATGCTTTTCACACACAGTAGCGTAAAACTCATTCTCACCGATACTCCCGACTAAAATTTCAATTTTGCCGATTTCACCACAGCCGACAATGTCACATTTTTCCTCGTTCATTTTACTCAACCCGCCTCCAGTCTGGTTTACGCTTCGTCCATAAATCGCATTTGCCTTCAATTAACCTGACTGTCTCTTTTAAGAAACAGTCATCTCGTTCCGCCCAATAGTGCTGACAACTCTTACACTTTTTATTTTTCCATTTCTTTTTATTCATTTACCAGCCCTCCCGTAATCCTTTAACATAATCATCAGCGTCAACATCTTTCCATATTTCTTTCCCCGCACCAGACATTGATAAAACAGGGTCTTTTTTAATCCGCTTTAATTCTATCAGAAATTCCTGCATTTTTTTTGGATATGATATAACACAGTTGCCGGTGATTCGGCGTCTTGCCTCGTCATTAGTTTCTACAATGTTTTTTCTTTTCTCTGCCTCGTAAGGATTGTAAAAAGTGATTCTGCCTGTTGGAACACCCTTCGTCCATTCAGTCCTTTTATACATCTCTACGAAAATCTCAGAAGTCCATTCAACATCGTCAATGCAGTGCTGAATTACCGCCTGTCTTTTTTCAGGATTGCCACTATGCCAATACTCCACAATCTTGTCGCCAGGCAGGGCTTTGATATGCTTTGTCCCAACTGTCCTTGTAGCAACATTAGAAAGCGAGATATGGACATCGTGCTTGATTTTGATTTGATGACAGAAATCAATCGTTTTTGGAGTAAGATTTTCTTTCGCCCAATCCCAAGACAAATTCAACGCACCAACTAAAACTTTGTAGTCAAAAGACAGCCCGTTGTGGCTGACAATGACATCAGCCCAGTCAAGTCGCCTGTTAATAATTATATCCCGAGATGCAAAGATAGGTTCGGTGTAAATATCGTATTCCCGTTCCGCATGATAAATGCCGTTAGCGTCAATCAGTAGACATTTCATTCCTAAAACGGATATTCCCATTTTCCAGCAGTTCTGCCACCCTCCAACTGCGTTGGGATTTTTGAGCGTCTCTAAATCTAATATAAGCACTTTAATCTCTCTCATTTCTATCGCCTCTGCGAGTAAAATTCTACCTTCCAGCCCAAGATAACCTTGTCAAATGTTTCGTTAAAATGTTCTGATGCAGGATAATGTTCTATCCATTCAATTTTGTTGGGTGGAACATCGCCTAATACCCGACGATATACTTCTGTCGCTATAATTTCAACCGCATCGGTTATGGAAGTGCCAGGATTATCAGGTAGTTCTGTAAGTGTCACCACCGCTTTGCCAATAATATCTCCGCAACGCTCTATGTCTACCTGCACCCCACATTTTGACACGCAATTCCAAAAACCCGTGAACTCAAAATTATCTTTTTTGTAAATCGTTTCCATGTTTCTCACCTCACTACCTGTTTTGTATTCCATCTTTGCTCCCCCTAACTATACAAGGATTTCAGAAACCAAAATGCGACACGATTTTTCAATTTTGTAAATTTTTTTTCTTTGAGGTAAGCATATCGGTGCATTTTTACCGTCTGAAATCGCTATTATACTACCTTCACCACTTCAGGGGCTTTATTGTTCTCTTTTGCGACAATATTCTGCTCATACCAGTCACACCCGGCAGTGAATTCACAGTTTTTGCATTCTACGCCTAACAATTATGCGTCTAATATTCAGTTATCTTTATGCTCGTTTTTTAATTCTGAAATTATTTTATTTATTGGATGTTTACTCGCAATTTCCATAAGATCTTTTGTGGCTAAAGTTACATAAACTTTAGTAGTGGTTCTCGTACTTGAATGTCTCAGATATTTTGCCACACTGACTACATCACCGGTCGCTTTGTACAATTCAGTCCCGCATGTGTGTCGCATTGTATGGGGCGTAATGTGACCGGGAAGATGAGCACACCTAACATATTTTGCTAACATTTTTTCTATCCGGCTGTTTTAATAACTTCGTCACCTCATCGGTATTTAGAATTCGGGGAAGTTTTCCAAATTGTCTGTTTTTCGTCAATGGAATATTTTTCACTGGGTCTTTAGTAATATCAATCAGTTCCATATTCACCATATAAGAAAAAAACATCTTCAACGCAGAAAGTTTTTTGTTTCTAGTGGATGGACAATTATTTTTTTCTTTTGAAAGATATTCAAGAAAAAAAATTATTATCTCAGGTTTAATTTGTTCCATTGTAATTATGTTCCTATCTTTGAGAAAGGTAAAGAATTCCTTCACATAATCTTTATAGTCCTTCAATGTTGTCTCCGCAACTCCTCTGACTAATCTCAGATACTCATCAAATCCCTTTGAATATTGTTTCAGGTCCATTTAACACTCCTTATTGCTTTTAATCCAGGATGAGAATTAAACATCCCTGCTAATTCCTCTTCCGTCTTAGAAATATACCTTAATACTAAAGATATATTTGTATGTCCAAGCATTTCGGCAATAACCGATACATCGACCTTTTCATTATGAAGATGCGATGCAAATGTTCGTCGTAAAGTTTGCGGAGTAATTTCCCTTGGAATCCCCGCTAATGCCGCATACCGATTTAGCGAATCAGAAATTGTTCTAATGTGAAGTCGGCTTCCTCTACGACTAAGAAAAAGTGCAGGGTTATTAACTTTTGGTCTGACTTTTAAATATTCTTTAATACTGGATGAAACTATAGGCAGCATAGGAAAATGTCTTTCTCTGTCATTTTTTGCCTTTCGTATGTAAATAAAATTTCTATCAAAATCCACAGAATCGAGATTAAGTTCGCTTAACTCAAATTTCCTTAAACCAAGTCCGTAAAGGATAACCAAGACAGCAAAGTCCCGTTTACCTTCTGCTGTGTTTCTATCTACCGATTTCAGCAATTTTTCACTTTCTTCAACAGTCAGAATCTTCAGATTTTTTATGTATGTATATCTTGTTTTTAAAAACGCAATTGATTCGGTAGGGTCGTGCCTGATAATTTTGATTTGTGTAAGATACTTAAAAAAACTTTTTAATACATTCAAAATATTCGTTACGGTTACATTTTCTCTTTTATTCCTTTTTAGGTGCTTTAAGTAATTGATAATATCCAACGGCTTGATATGGTTAACATCTCTAATGTCAATTTTATCTAAATACCGGTTAAATACTCGCAAAACAAAACGCTTGTTGTGATTGCTTATTTTTGAATAACCCAAAAGAAGTAAGTAATCCAAAAAGTCTTCAATATGTTTATTAAGGTCTAAATGCAATTTTCGGTCTGCTATTTTGATATGTTCAAGTAAATCGTTTTCGTTTTGCATATCCTTTAACTTTAGTAAAATTTTTCTTGAAAACTGGAGAACCTTTTTTAATTCATCTTCGCTGACAACATTTTTCTTCCCTAAAAATATGTAAAACCGCTTAGTCAAATAAAAGGTTTGTTCAATATGTTGATATCTGTAGTTTTTCAACTGCATATTTTTCAAAAACCGAAACATAGTTCCTAACGTAATTTCAGGTAACAACGTATTGTTTGGGAAATTTTGGTTTATAAAAGTATTGAATTTTTCCAAACTTAATTGATTTCCTTTTATAGTTTTCGTTGCTTGTATTTTATCTTTTACCTCGCTATCTATAAATTTTTGAATATGGTCTGATAAATTGAAAACATATCCTGTTCGTATATCTAAACATTTTTTTATAGCTATATCTGAGAGTTTTTCCGGATATTTTTCCAAATCTCTGATAATTCTTTTTCTTTGCCAACGAGGAAAATTAAGATTTTGTGATGCTATTTTTACTTTTTTAAGGTAGTCAAAAAAATGTGATATATCGTTTAAAATTACTGCCCTATAACTTCTGGCATAAGTAACTTCCAAATGTTTTAAATAAATAAGAACATCTTTGTCTCTGACATAGTTAAAATTTCGCACATTATTATTTTCAAGATACGAAATAAATTTGTTTATGATTCCGAGATGGGCACTGATACAGGCGAACGAGCGTTTCCGCTCTTTTTTTAAGAATTTCTGATAGCAAAAAATTATTTGTTCTTTTCGCTTCATTTAAAAAAAGTCATCTTGTTGATCGGATGGCGATTTAGTGCTTCTCTGATTAGCCAACCGGAAATATGTACATACCGTCTGGTCGAATCTACTGTCTGATGTCCTAACCATTTTTGTATTTCAACAATATTAAACTTACCGGATTCCAACATATGTGTCGCACATGTGCACCGGAAAACATACGGGCTCAATCTTTTTTTCAAACCAATTCGCTGTCCATATTTTCCAACAGTCTTTGCTAAAAAATTATCATCCATTTTTCTACCTGTAAGCGTAACGAAAAAATAATCCGAAGAACTTTTAGACCGTATATTTAAATAATCTGTCAATAAACCGGCTATGTTTTCGGTCAGCGGAAGTAATCTTTCTGTGTTCCCTTTAGCGTCAATTTTGATAGCTTTATTTATGAAATCTACATCCCCAATTTTTAAATTCCGCAGTTCTTTACTTCTTAAACCATAGAAATAAAGCATATTTATTATTGCAAGATTCCTTATACGATCTGATTTTATGCGGGTAGGTTTTCTTACTTCCTGAAATACTTTTTTTATTTCTTCGTAGGTCAAGGGTATTCGCAGTCTATGCCAGGAACTTACTCGGGCGGGAATAACTTTGGCTAAAGGATTTTCTGTTTTAAATCCGAAAATTTTTAAATACTCGAAGAAGCGCCTTAAAATTCCGAGATATGACTGAAGTGCACGTTTGTTTCTTACAAACGCCTTTTCTTTAAGATGGCTTAATATTAGTGGCGTATCTATTGTTTCAACTTCGGTTATATCTTTATCTTTAAATTCGTCTAACCAG
This genomic window contains:
- a CDS encoding tyrosine-type recombinase/integrase, which codes for MPKIHEYLQPYLKYLDHVKGLSEGTILCEKKVILLFLRWLDEFKDKDITEVETIDTPLILSHLKEKAFVRNKRALQSYLGILRRFFEYLKIFGFKTENPLAKVIPARVSSWHRLRIPLTYEEIKKVFQEVRKPTRIKSDRIRNLAIINMLYFYGLRSKELRNLKIGDVDFINKAIKIDAKGNTERLLPLTENIAGLLTDYLNIRSKSSSDYFFVTLTGRKMDDNFLAKTVGKYGQRIGLKKRLSPYVFRCTCATHMLESGKFNIVEIQKWLGHQTVDSTRRYVHISGWLIREALNRHPINKMTFFK
- a CDS encoding tyrosine-type recombinase/integrase, producing the protein MLAKYVRCAHLPGHITPHTMRHTCGTELYKATGDVVSVAKYLRHSSTRTTTKVYVTLATKDLMEIASKHPINKIISELKNEHKDN
- a CDS encoding tyrosine-type recombinase/integrase, whose translation is MKRKEQIIFCYQKFLKKERKRSFACISAHLGIINKFISYLENNNVRNFNYVRDKDVLIYLKHLEVTYARSYRAVILNDISHFFDYLKKVKIASQNLNFPRWQRKRIIRDLEKYPEKLSDIAIKKCLDIRTGYVFNLSDHIQKFIDSEVKDKIQATKTIKGNQLSLEKFNTFINQNFPNNTLLPEITLGTMFRFLKNMQLKNYRYQHIEQTFYLTKRFYIFLGKKNVVSEDELKKVLQFSRKILLKLKDMQNENDLLEHIKIADRKLHLDLNKHIEDFLDYLLLLGYSKISNHNKRFVLRVFNRYLDKIDIRDVNHIKPLDIINYLKHLKRNKRENVTVTNILNVLKSFFKYLTQIKIIRHDPTESIAFLKTRYTYIKNLKILTVEESEKLLKSVDRNTAEGKRDFAVLVILYGLGLRKFELSELNLDSVDFDRNFIYIRKAKNDRERHFPMLPIVSSSIKEYLKVRPKVNNPALFLSRRGSRLHIRTISDSLNRYAALAGIPREITPQTLRRTFASHLHNEKVDVSVIAEMLGHTNISLVLRYISKTEEELAGMFNSHPGLKAIRSVKWT
- a CDS encoding single-stranded DNA-binding protein — its product is MNNIVLTGNIVRDAELRATQSGKQVCDVRFAVREDRAPENAETVFLDLVIWGERAEKLAPHLTKGKALAVSGRLSIRTNTKGDKTYKDVRVVVNELEFLSKKEKGVSTTEDEKVPF
- a CDS encoding ribonuclease H-like domain-containing protein codes for the protein MREIKVLILDLETLKNPNAVGGWQNCWKMGISVLGMKCLLIDANGIYHAEREYDIYTEPIFASRDIIINRRLDWADVIVSHNGLSFDYKVLVGALNLSWDWAKENLTPKTIDFCHQIKIKHDVHISLSNVATRTVGTKHIKALPGDKIVEYWHSGNPEKRQAVIQHCIDDVEWTSEIFVEMYKRTEWTKGVPTGRITFYNPYEAEKRKNIVETNDEARRRITGNCVISYPKKMQEFLIELKRIKKDPVLSMSGAGKEIWKDVDADDYVKGLREGW
- a CDS encoding RQC domain-containing protein, which encodes MNFYQFVILSLIEKISGKRGRGTVIGILRGSDRRSIRSLKNSDNAPDERFSGIMERVPNKVLLAISDELLKAGLIEIVEDMINGRWYPLVYITGKGRDALKEKQSEFSAELEKILNANKVLIDFSVGTYSKRR
- a CDS encoding site-specific integrase, which encodes MDLKQYSKGFDEYLRLVRGVAETTLKDYKDYVKEFFTFLKDRNIITMEQIKPEIIIFFLEYLSKEKNNCPSTRNKKLSALKMFFSYMVNMELIDITKDPVKNIPLTKNRQFGKLPRILNTDEVTKLLKQPDRKNVSKIC